In Candidatus Promineifilum breve, one genomic interval encodes:
- a CDS encoding glucose 1-dehydrogenase, translating into MKLEGKVALVTGAGSGIGRAIVERFIAEGARIVASDIRADRLDEVAAALNAAGALKTVTGNVADRGDIGRLLDAAAAFGRLDIVVNNAGIMDDFKPLTEMDDALWERVMNINLNGPMDICRRALPVMLAQGGGSIINVASIGGLYGGRAGTAYTVSKHAIIGLTRNIAYVYAQQGIRCNAIVPGAVETNIEVTAPSQLGYARLQTTLGMIPRRGQPHELAAAALFLASDDAAFVNGALLTVDGGWTAG; encoded by the coding sequence ATGAAACTAGAAGGTAAAGTCGCCCTGGTAACGGGCGCCGGGTCGGGCATTGGCCGGGCCATCGTCGAACGTTTTATCGCCGAGGGAGCGCGCATCGTCGCCTCCGATATTCGCGCCGACCGGCTGGACGAAGTGGCCGCCGCGCTGAACGCCGCCGGCGCGCTGAAGACAGTCACCGGCAACGTGGCCGACCGGGGCGACATCGGCCGCCTGCTGGACGCTGCCGCCGCATTCGGCCGCCTCGACATCGTGGTCAACAACGCCGGCATCATGGACGATTTCAAGCCGCTGACCGAGATGGACGATGCGCTCTGGGAGCGGGTGATGAACATCAACCTCAACGGGCCGATGGACATCTGCCGCCGGGCGCTGCCCGTCATGCTGGCCCAGGGCGGCGGCTCGATCATCAACGTCGCCTCCATCGGCGGGTTGTATGGCGGCCGGGCCGGCACGGCCTACACCGTGTCCAAGCACGCCATCATCGGCCTGACCCGCAACATCGCCTACGTCTATGCCCAGCAGGGTATCCGCTGCAACGCCATCGTCCCCGGCGCGGTGGAGACCAATATCGAGGTGACCGCCCCCAGCCAGTTGGGCTACGCCCGGCTGCAAACGACGCTGGGCATGATCCCGCGCCGTGGGCAGCCGCACGAACTGGCCGCGGCGGCGCTTTTCCTGGCCTCCGATGACGCCGCCTTCGTCAACGGCGCGTTGCTGACCGTCGATGGCGGCTGGACGGCCGGCTAG
- the hemH gene encoding ferrochelatase, whose amino-acid sequence MSFRDTPSYTHGAPSPIGVLLTNVGSPAAPTPGALRGYLAQFLGDPRLIEYPRWWWLPLLHGIILNTRPRRSARLYQRIWTEEGSPLLITLRRQAEALQDYLDATLPVPVRVVYGARYGEPSIAAALRELQAANVQRVLALPLYPQYSATTTATSFDAIFEELKTWRWVPEVRTINHYHDHPGYVAALAATVREHWATSGRPQRLLMSFHGIPRDYFLKGDPYYCHCQQTARLLGEQLGLSPDEYTVTFQSRFGPTEWLQPYTDRTLEEWGRAGLAHVDALCPGFSADCLETVDEVAEEGGELFLQAGGGEFHYIRALNDRPDHLDALTDVIMANLAGWLEAPGTSSPSAAEMAEHRARLGLTEAAPATVR is encoded by the coding sequence ATGTCTTTTCGCGATACCCCATCTTATACCCACGGTGCGCCGTCGCCCATCGGCGTGCTGCTGACTAATGTCGGTTCGCCGGCCGCGCCCACGCCCGGCGCGCTGCGCGGCTATCTGGCGCAATTCCTGGGCGACCCGCGGCTGATCGAATACCCGCGCTGGTGGTGGCTGCCGCTGCTGCACGGCATCATCCTCAATACCCGGCCGCGCCGCTCGGCCCGGCTCTATCAACGCATCTGGACGGAGGAAGGCTCGCCGCTGCTGATCACGCTGCGCCGGCAGGCCGAGGCGTTGCAGGACTATCTGGATGCGACGCTACCGGTGCCGGTGCGAGTAGTCTATGGCGCGCGCTATGGTGAGCCGTCCATCGCCGCCGCCCTGCGCGAGCTACAGGCGGCCAACGTCCAACGGGTGCTGGCCCTGCCCCTCTACCCACAATATTCGGCCACGACCACGGCCACGTCGTTCGACGCCATCTTCGAAGAGCTGAAGACGTGGCGTTGGGTTCCTGAAGTGCGCACCATCAACCATTACCACGACCACCCCGGCTACGTCGCCGCGCTGGCCGCCACGGTGCGCGAGCATTGGGCGACCAGCGGCCGGCCGCAACGGCTGCTCATGTCCTTCCACGGCATCCCCCGCGACTATTTCCTGAAGGGCGACCCGTACTACTGCCACTGCCAACAGACGGCCCGCCTGCTGGGCGAACAACTGGGGCTATCCCCGGACGAATATACAGTGACGTTCCAATCGCGCTTCGGCCCCACGGAGTGGCTACAACCCTACACCGACCGGACGCTGGAGGAGTGGGGGCGCGCCGGGCTGGCCCACGTCGATGCCCTCTGCCCCGGCTTCTCGGCCGATTGCCTGGAGACGGTCGATGAGGTAGCCGAGGAGGGCGGCGAACTATTCCTCCAGGCCGGCGGCGGAGAGTTCCACTACATCCGGGCCCTCAACGACCGGCCCGATCACCTGGACGCGCTGACCGACGTGATCATGGCTAATCTGGCTGGGTGGCTGGAGGCGCCAGGCACCTCCAGCCCTTCGGCGGCCGAGATGGCCGAGCACCGCGCCCGGCTGGGATTAACCGAGGCGGCTCCGGCCACCGTCCGTTGA
- a CDS encoding PIN domain-containing protein yields the protein MNEQSYLFDTGAILDVYHGRARVRPYFDRLVDDTIIAYVSPLTEAELWVGLRPNEEAAHEALLALFIPLPLTSPAGRLAGDWMQTYGGKGLGWLDALIAATAAVAGVPVLTRDKRLAAVLGTNVEFFVYEG from the coding sequence ATGAATGAACAGAGTTACTTGTTCGATACCGGGGCCATTCTCGATGTCTATCACGGCCGAGCGCGGGTGCGACCCTATTTTGACCGGCTGGTTGATGACACCATAATCGCTTACGTCTCGCCGCTGACGGAAGCTGAACTGTGGGTGGGTCTTCGGCCGAATGAAGAGGCCGCGCACGAAGCACTGCTGGCCCTGTTTATCCCCTTGCCCCTGACGTCCCCTGCCGGACGGTTGGCGGGCGACTGGATGCAAACGTATGGCGGCAAAGGTCTCGGCTGGCTGGACGCGCTGATCGCCGCCACGGCGGCCGTGGCCGGCGTGCCGGTGCTCACCCGCGACAAACGATTGGCGGCTGTATTGGGAACGAATGTCGAGTTTTTCGTCTATGAGGGCTAA